CGCACCCGCGTCGGCTACCGGGAGCTGGGCGAGCGCGTGGAGCGCGCTGCCGCCGCGTGTGTGGCCTCCGGGCTGGAGCGGGGCGACCGGGTGGCCATCTGGGCGCCCAACACCCTCGACTGGATCGTGGCCGCGCTGGGCGCCGTCACGGCGGGCGGGGTCCTCGTGCCGCTCAACACCCGCTTCAAGGGCGTCGAGGCCGCCTATGTGCTCGAACGCACCCGCGCCCGGCTGCTGTTCGTCACCGGCACCTTTCTGGGTACCTCGTACGTCGCCTCGCTGCGCCGTGCCACCGCCGAGGGCCTCGGGGACGGGCCGCTGCCCGGCCTGGCACACCTGCGCGAAGTCGTCGTACTCGCGCAGGACGCGCCCGTCGGCTTCCGTACCTGGCGGGACTTCCTGGCGGGCGGCGAGTCGATCCCCCGTGAGGCGGTCCGCGCGCGTTCGGCCCTCGTCGGGCCCGAAGCCCCCTCGGACATCACCTTCACCTCGGGCACCACCGGCCACCCCAAGGGCGCCGTCATCACCCACGAACAGACCCTGCGCGTCTACACCGTGTGGAGCGAACTGGCCGGGCTGAGCGAGGGCGACCGCTATCTGATCGTCAACCCGTTCTTCCACACCTTCGGCTACAAGGCGGGCATCATCGCCTGCCTTCTGAGGGGCGCGACGATGATCCCGCAGCCCGTCTTCAACGTGGAGACCGCGCTCGCGCACATCGCCACGGAACGGGTGAGCGTGCTGCCCGGACCGCCCACCTTGCACCAGTCGATCCTCGATCATCCGGCGCGCCACCAGCACGACCTCTCGGCGCTGCGCCTGGTGGTGACCGGCGCCGCCGTCGTCCCGCTGGAGTTGGTGGAGCGGCTGCGCGCCGAGCTGAAGGTGGGCACCGTGCTGACGGCGTACGGCCTGACCGAGGCGTCCGGGACCGTCACCATGTGCCGCAGGGGCGACCCCGCCGAGGTCATCGCCGGAACCTCCGGCCGGGCCATCCCCGAGACGGAGGTCAAGGTCGTGGCCTCCACCGGCGCCGAGCAGCCACCGGGCGAACCGGGCGAGGTCCTGGTACGCGGCTACCACGTGATGTCCGGATACTTCGAGGAACCCGAGGAGACCGCCGAGGCCATCACGCCCGACGGCTGGCTGCGCACGGGCGACGTCGGCGTCCTGGACGCCGACGGCAATCTGCGGATCACCGACCGGATGAAGGACATGTTCATCGTCGGCGGCTTCAACGCCTACCCGGCCGAGATAGAACTCCTCCTCGCCAGGCATCCGGACATCACCGAGGTCGCCGTGATCGGCATCCCCGACGCCCGGCTGGGCGAGGCGGGCAAGGCGTTCGCCGTACGGCACGAGGGTGCCACCGTCACCGCCGATGACCTCATCGCCTGGTCACGGCGTGAGATGGCGAACTACAAGGTGCCCAGAGAGGTCGAGTTCGTGCCGGCCCTGCCGCGCAACGCGAGCGGGAAGGTCCTCAAGACCCGGCTGCGGGCGGGACTCCGTCGGTGAACTGTGCGGGGAGCCGGTGAAAGGCGGGGGACGGGCCCGTCAGAGAGGGGAGGGGTCCGTCAGAGGGAGAGCGCGCCGGTGAGAAGGGCGGCGGCGGTCATCACCAGGGTGGTGGCGAAGGCCCAGCGGAAGATGAAGCGCTGATGCTCGCCGAGCGACACGCCGCTCATGCCGACCAGGATGAAGGTGGAGGCGGTGAGCGGGCTGAGCGGGAATCCGGTGGTCATCTGGCCGAGGATGGCGGCTCTGGCCACCTCGGCGGGATCCGTGCCGAAGCCGTCAGCGGTCTGGGCGAGCACGGGGAGAACCCCGAAGTAGTAGGCGTCCGGGGTGAAGACGAGGCTCAGCGGCATGCCGGTGAGGGCGACCAAGGCCGGCAGGTGGCCTCCGAGCGAGTCCGGGACGACGGACACGAGCGCCTCCGCCATCTCGTCGATCATCTTGGTGCCGGTGAGGACCCCGGTGAGCACCCCGGCCGCGAAGATCATCGTCGTGACGAGAACCACGCTCTTGGCGTGCTTGTCGAGCAGCGCCTGCTGCTGCTCCCACCTGGGGTGGTTGGCCAGCAGCGCGACGGTGAAGCCGAGGACGAACAGCACCGGCAGCGGCATCACCTCCTGCACCAGGCCGACCACCAGCACGATGGTGAGCAGCAGGTTGAAGACGGTCAGCCAGGTCCGGGGCGGCGCGGGCACCAGGACGGCTCCCGGCCCCTTTCCGGGTGCGGACGCGGGCGCGGGTGCGGACGCGGGCGCGGAATCGGGCTTCTGGTCCGGCTCGCCCTGCTCCTCCGGTTCGCCCCGCTCCTCCGGTTCGCTCTGCTCCGTGCGCGCGTCCCGCTCCGTACGCCCGTCCCGCGCCTGGCCTTGCGCCTCCAGCGTGCCGAGACGCCGCCGCTCCCGGCGGCCGATCAGGTAGGAGGCCAGCAGCACCCACGCGATGCCGAAGATCATGGCCGGCAGGACGGGGAGGAAGACCTCGGAGCTGTCCAGCTTCAGGGCCGCCATGGCGCGCACGGTGGGCCCGCCCCACGGGACCATGTTCATCACGCCGGCGCCCAGACAGACGACCCCGGACAGCACCAGCGGGCTCATCCCCAGCTTCTTGTAGACGGGCAGCAGCGCGGAGACGGTGATGAGGAACGTGGAGGCGCCGTCCCCGTCCAGGGACACACACAGGGTCAGGACGGCGGTGGCGAGGGTGATCCGCAGCGGATCCCCCTTGGCCATGCGCAGCAGCCCCCGTATCAGGGGGTCGAAGAGCCCGGCGTCCACCATCAGGCTGAAGTACAGGACCGCGAAAGCGATCATGATGCCGGTGGGGGCCACCTGGGACAGGCCGTCGAGCACCATGCCGCCCAGCTCGCCCGCGAAGCCTCCGGCGAGCGCCGCCAGCACCGGGACCAGGACCAGGGAGACCAGGACCGACGCCCGTTTGGTCATGGTGAGCAGCAGGAAAATGGCGATCGTGGCGAAGCCCAGGGCTGCCGACATGGCGCGGCTCGCTTTCTCGGGTGGCGGGGCTCGGCGGCGGTGAGCAGGGGATTGCGGGGGCGCCGAGGCGTTACGCGAGAGTTTCTGGGCGGCACGGGACAGGTGTCCAGCATCAAACCGACATCTATCCATGCGCTATACGCATCAATAAGGCTGGGCCGCCGTATGCTCGCCGACCATGGAGACCACCTTGCGCCAGCTGGCCGCGTACGCCGCGGTCGCCCGGGCGACGAGCTTCACCTCGGCCGCAGCACAGCTCCACGTCTCGCAGTCGTCGCTCAGCCGCGCGGTCGCGGACCTGGAGCGGCAGCTCGGCACGCAGCTGCTCGAGCGCGACACCCGCAATGTGCAGCTGACGGCCGCCGGGGTCGAGGCCCTGCGGATCGCCGAGCAGATCGTCACCGCTCACCGGGCGGGCATGAAGGAGCTGAGCCGGTTTCTGCTCGGGGAGTCGGGAACGGTCGCCGTGGCCACGCTCCCCTCCGTCGCCGCGGTGCTGCTGCCGCAGGTGATCTCCGGCTTCCGGGAGCAGCGGCCACAGGTGACGGTACGTCTCCTCGACGGTCTGGAGCGGTCGGTGCTCGACCGGGTGCTGTCCGGCGACGCGGACTTCGCGATCACCACGGTCGGCGAGCCGTCCCCGCAGCTGGAGCACCGCCCCCTGGTGCGGGACCGCTTCGTCGCGGTGCTTCCCGAGGCCCACCCGCTCGCTGAGAGCGGCGAGGTCACCTGGGAGGAGCTGGCCCGCGAGCCGTTCCTCGCCGTCGGCCGCGACTCAAGCGTGCGCAGGCTCACCGACGCGGCGTTCGCCCAGATCGAGGCGCACACCGCACCGGCTGCCGAGGCCGGCAGCGTCGCGACGCTGGGCGGACTGGTGGCCGCCGGCCTCGGCGTATCCGCGCTGCCGGCCCTGGTGCTGCCTCTCATGGGAGCCGGCCCCGTCGTCTGCCGCCCCCTGGCCGGGCCCGTGATCGACCGGCGCCTGGACATCGCCCTGCGGGCGCGACGGTCCCTCCCCGCGGTGACGGAGAGATTCCTGGAGGCGCTTGAGGAGTTCCGCCGCGAGGACCGTGCTCTGCCGGACGGAGTCTCCTGGGCCCAGCCGTCTCCCCCGTCGGCCCAGCTCACTCCCCCGTCGGCTCACCTCTCTCCCGCCTCGGCCCAGCCGTCTCCCGCGCGTCCGAGCCGCGCCCCGGTGGCCAGGACGTCACCCGACAGGGATTCATGCGGCAATCGCATTGATTCATGACGTTCTTTTGCTGGACTGACATTTTTCCGCTCGGCACGCTGAGAGCTCGGCAACGGCATCGGCGATGACGAGGGAGCGCATCTGTGTCGGACGACCAGCGCAAAGCCACCGGGGACGGCCAGCTGCGAGGGCTGAAGGTGGTCGAGTTCGCGCATGTGGTGGCCGGGCCGCTGGCGGGCTCGATGTTCGCCGACCAGGGCGCCGACGTCGTCCACGTCGAACCGCCCGGCGCCGGGGACGCGGCCCGCGCGATGGGGCCCCAGCGCGACGGCGTTCCCCTGTGGTTCAAGGTCGCGGGACGCAACAAGCGGTCGGTCACCCTTGACCTGCACCACGAGGCCGGCCGGGCCGTGGCCCACCGGCTCGTCGCCTGGGCGGACGTCGTCATCGTCACCCTGCGCGCCGGGCGCCTGCGCAGCTGGGGACTGGACTGGGAGTCGGTGCACCGGATCAACCCGAAGGCCGTGCTGCTACAGATCTCCGGCTTCGGCGCCACCTCCTCGCAGGCCGACGCGCCCGGCTTCGGCAAGATGGGCGAGGCCCGCAGCGGAGTCGTCCACCTGACCGGATTCCCCGACGGCCCGCCCGTCCACACCGGCTTCTCCCACGGCGACGCGGTGACCGGCCTGATGGGCGCGTATGCCGTCCTCGCCGCCCTCCACCGCCGCGACCACGACCCCGAGTTCGACGGCGAATGGATCGACCTCGCCCTCTTCGAGCCGCTGTTCCGGCTCGTGGAGTGGCAGGTCATCGTGCACGACCAGCTGGGGACGGTGGCCGAACGCGCCGGCAACCAGCTCGCCGTCGCCCCCGCCGCCGTGATCAACACCTATCGCTCCCGGGACGACGAGTGGATCACCGTGACGTCCGCGACGCCCCGCTCGGTGCGCAACGTCGCCCGCCTGCTCGGGTTCGCCGAGGAGGAGTTCGCCACGGCGCGGCAACAGCACGCCCGGCGGCAGGAGCTGGACGAAGGGCTGCGGGCATGGGTGTCCGAGCGCACCACCGACGACTGCCTGGCGGCGTTCGCCCGCGCCGAGGTCGTGGCCTCCCGGGTGTTCGACGCCGCGGACATCGCCGCCGACCCGGTCTACGCCG
This sequence is a window from Streptomyces sp. NBC_01775. Protein-coding genes within it:
- a CDS encoding CaiB/BaiF CoA transferase family protein encodes the protein MSDDQRKATGDGQLRGLKVVEFAHVVAGPLAGSMFADQGADVVHVEPPGAGDAARAMGPQRDGVPLWFKVAGRNKRSVTLDLHHEAGRAVAHRLVAWADVVIVTLRAGRLRSWGLDWESVHRINPKAVLLQISGFGATSSQADAPGFGKMGEARSGVVHLTGFPDGPPVHTGFSHGDAVTGLMGAYAVLAALHRRDHDPEFDGEWIDLALFEPLFRLVEWQVIVHDQLGTVAERAGNQLAVAPAAVINTYRSRDDEWITVTSATPRSVRNVARLLGFAEEEFATARQQHARRQELDEGLRAWVSERTTDDCLAAFARAEVVASRVFDAADIAADPVYAERGDIVTVEDPDLGPVRMQAVIPHFRRKPGRVWRTGPALGQDNQLVYREWLGLSAEELTGLENNDVV
- a CDS encoding CitMHS family transporter, whose amino-acid sequence is MSAALGFATIAIFLLLTMTKRASVLVSLVLVPVLAALAGGFAGELGGMVLDGLSQVAPTGIMIAFAVLYFSLMVDAGLFDPLIRGLLRMAKGDPLRITLATAVLTLCVSLDGDGASTFLITVSALLPVYKKLGMSPLVLSGVVCLGAGVMNMVPWGGPTVRAMAALKLDSSEVFLPVLPAMIFGIAWVLLASYLIGRRERRRLGTLEAQGQARDGRTERDARTEQSEPEERGEPEEQGEPDQKPDSAPASAPAPASAPGKGPGAVLVPAPPRTWLTVFNLLLTIVLVVGLVQEVMPLPVLFVLGFTVALLANHPRWEQQQALLDKHAKSVVLVTTMIFAAGVLTGVLTGTKMIDEMAEALVSVVPDSLGGHLPALVALTGMPLSLVFTPDAYYFGVLPVLAQTADGFGTDPAEVARAAILGQMTTGFPLSPLTASTFILVGMSGVSLGEHQRFIFRWAFATTLVMTAAALLTGALSL
- a CDS encoding FadD3 family acyl-CoA ligase, with product MSGNAFSPGPGQEAAPGASGSPRVRTVPEGVHTVPEDVTVPEGGHTFPEGIRTVPELVRAAAERYGEREAVVEGRTRVGYRELGERVERAAAACVASGLERGDRVAIWAPNTLDWIVAALGAVTAGGVLVPLNTRFKGVEAAYVLERTRARLLFVTGTFLGTSYVASLRRATAEGLGDGPLPGLAHLREVVVLAQDAPVGFRTWRDFLAGGESIPREAVRARSALVGPEAPSDITFTSGTTGHPKGAVITHEQTLRVYTVWSELAGLSEGDRYLIVNPFFHTFGYKAGIIACLLRGATMIPQPVFNVETALAHIATERVSVLPGPPTLHQSILDHPARHQHDLSALRLVVTGAAVVPLELVERLRAELKVGTVLTAYGLTEASGTVTMCRRGDPAEVIAGTSGRAIPETEVKVVASTGAEQPPGEPGEVLVRGYHVMSGYFEEPEETAEAITPDGWLRTGDVGVLDADGNLRITDRMKDMFIVGGFNAYPAEIELLLARHPDITEVAVIGIPDARLGEAGKAFAVRHEGATVTADDLIAWSRREMANYKVPREVEFVPALPRNASGKVLKTRLRAGLRR
- a CDS encoding LysR family transcriptional regulator; this translates as METTLRQLAAYAAVARATSFTSAAAQLHVSQSSLSRAVADLERQLGTQLLERDTRNVQLTAAGVEALRIAEQIVTAHRAGMKELSRFLLGESGTVAVATLPSVAAVLLPQVISGFREQRPQVTVRLLDGLERSVLDRVLSGDADFAITTVGEPSPQLEHRPLVRDRFVAVLPEAHPLAESGEVTWEELAREPFLAVGRDSSVRRLTDAAFAQIEAHTAPAAEAGSVATLGGLVAAGLGVSALPALVLPLMGAGPVVCRPLAGPVIDRRLDIALRARRSLPAVTERFLEALEEFRREDRALPDGVSWAQPSPPSAQLTPPSAHLSPASAQPSPARPSRAPVARTSPDRDSCGNRIDS